A genomic window from Cytobacillus suaedae includes:
- a CDS encoding AAA family ATPase: MSKFIMVVGLPGSGKSTLAKELSQIEKAMILSSDKIRMELNGDVNDQSDPQVIFEEMNNRANILLSEGRTVIYDATNLNRKRRRHIINFVIKADEKIVHYINQHISTIKDRNKNRSKSVEEYVVNRMYKTLHIPVKNEGWDEVIFTGTEESISKSHKPFYEELLLSLKGHDEFFEGLSQYLSDFKDIYNLPHDSTYHSFSVSRHIYYVYKYILENYHEDDKLLMLWAAIFHDVGKGFCKSFTNHKGEETKYANFIGHEFVSSQLAACYLTALGYEHQFVSDVANLVQFHMMPMNASEKKLNEIEQLLGDHLFRKLMFLHEADMQGK; the protein is encoded by the coding sequence ATGAGTAAGTTCATAATGGTTGTCGGTTTACCTGGTAGTGGTAAATCAACTCTTGCGAAGGAATTATCTCAAATAGAAAAAGCTATGATTCTTTCTTCAGACAAAATTCGGATGGAGCTTAATGGAGATGTAAATGATCAATCAGATCCCCAAGTAATTTTTGAAGAAATGAATAACAGAGCTAACATACTACTTTCAGAAGGAAGAACAGTTATCTATGATGCCACAAACCTTAACAGAAAAAGACGTAGGCATATCATTAACTTTGTCATAAAAGCAGACGAGAAGATTGTTCATTATATTAATCAACATATATCAACAATAAAAGATCGAAATAAAAATAGAAGTAAATCAGTTGAAGAGTATGTCGTAAATAGAATGTATAAGACCTTGCATATTCCGGTTAAAAATGAAGGCTGGGATGAAGTTATTTTTACGGGGACAGAAGAATCCATTAGTAAAAGCCATAAGCCATTTTACGAAGAATTACTTCTTTCACTAAAAGGACATGACGAATTCTTTGAAGGGTTATCACAGTATCTTTCCGATTTTAAAGATATTTATAATCTACCTCATGATTCCACGTATCATTCATTTTCCGTGAGTAGGCATATCTATTATGTATATAAGTATATTCTAGAAAACTATCATGAAGATGACAAATTACTAATGTTATGGGCCGCAATCTTTCATGATGTTGGAAAAGGATTTTGTAAGTCCTTTACTAACCATAAAGGTGAAGAAACAAAGTATGCTAATTTCATTGGACATGAATTTGTATCAAGTCAACTAGCTGCCTGTTATTTAACAGCTTTAGGATATGAACATCAGTTTGTCAGCGATGTTGCGAACCTAGTTCAATTTCACATGATGCCTATGAATGCGAGTGAAAAGAAATTGAATGAAATAGAACAACTACTTGGAGACCATTTATTTCGCAAGCTGATGTTCCTGCATGAGGCGGATATGCAAGGAAAGTAA
- a CDS encoding DUF2202 domain-containing protein produces MYTNYYGPNYYDYYRMPNDIQLVDDIQKAINAEYSAVDCYKKLAKMAPTKDERNRILEIQEDEVRHLEEFSRIYTNLTRKKLSYQIIEECPDTYRAGIEFAFKDEQEAVDFYLDIADKANDSIIKDRFRRAAADEQNHAVWFLSFSTNPRVTHMNRQINNYGAKGALNASTLTVPQMLTYALQDEYLAQARYDNILGNFGYVRTFAQIKEAEMRHINALLPLFERYQIPIPEDNSQSFVTTPESIKAAYAAGVQGEIDNISMYERFLSFTIPNDIRTVFTQLRNASLNHLAAFERGLVRS; encoded by the coding sequence ATGTATACAAATTATTATGGTCCGAATTATTATGATTATTATCGTATGCCAAATGACATTCAACTTGTAGATGATATTCAGAAAGCAATTAATGCAGAGTATAGTGCTGTTGATTGTTATAAGAAGTTAGCCAAGATGGCACCTACAAAGGATGAAAGGAACAGAATTCTTGAGATACAAGAAGATGAAGTCCGTCATCTCGAAGAATTCAGCAGAATTTATACAAATTTAACAAGAAAAAAGCTATCTTATCAGATCATTGAGGAATGTCCAGATACCTATAGAGCAGGTATAGAATTTGCTTTTAAAGATGAACAAGAAGCTGTTGATTTTTATTTAGATATAGCAGATAAAGCGAACGATTCAATCATTAAAGATAGGTTTCGACGTGCAGCTGCAGACGAACAAAATCACGCCGTATGGTTTTTGTCTTTTTCTACTAATCCAAGGGTAACACACATGAATCGGCAAATTAACAATTACGGTGCTAAAGGGGCATTAAATGCCTCAACATTAACTGTACCTCAAATGTTGACGTATGCCCTTCAAGACGAATACCTAGCTCAAGCAAGATATGATAATATTCTAGGGAATTTTGGATATGTACGTACATTTGCACAAATAAAAGAAGCAGAAATGAGACATATCAATGCTTTATTACCACTTTTTGAACGTTATCAGATACCGATACCTGAAGATAACTCGCAGTCATTCGTTACAACTCCAGAAAGTATTAAGGCCGCATACGCTGCTGGCGTTCAGGGAGAAATAGATAATATATCTATGTACGAAAGATTTCTATCATTTACGATTCCTAATGATATTCGAACCGTTTTTACTCAACTACGAAATGCCTCTTTGAATCATCTGGCCGCATTTGAAAGAGGTCTTGTAAGAAGTTAA
- a CDS encoding DUF3427 domain-containing protein produces MLKQGIYEEIINQKLKSELANLDLNHFEVGKEQIDTEEARKLLSTYISAVTRRALKFVRDNESNDRQALLDQIRTCNDIISVLSERLDDEDYRSLKIEEEGEVLTSIYSKLNSVRSIRKGEVIRPVTPISQSSLFTGSNYEPNMLGELKKEILTADSIDMLVSFIKWSGLRCIIEELKTFTEQPTNRLRVITTSYMEATDYKAIEELSKLPNTEIKISYDVERTRLHAKAYMFKRETGFSTAYIGSSNLSNPALTSGLEWNIKVTEKDSFDIVKKFEATFESYWNDHEFASFHSNNEEDQKRLKLALTKSKTQHQSDLPFLFDIQPYLYQKEILEKLQVEREVFGRMKNLLVAATGVGKTVISAFDYKRFKKSNQHSAKLLFVAHREEILKQSLDTFRVILRDQNFGDLLVGANQPDSIDHLFVSIQSFNSRELYNHTSADFYDFIIVDEFHHAAAESYQRLLSHYQPKILLGLTATPERMDGKDILSHFEDTISAEMRLTEAINRKLLSPFQYFCVSDVVDLSKLKWGRKGYEVKELENVYTSNTIRSNQIVKSLYKYVTDVDDVKGLGFCVSIEHAKYMAEFFNHVGIPSVALYGNVNPTIRREAQEQLVKGEIKFIFVVDLYNEGIDIPEVNTILFLRPTESLTVFLQQLGRGLRLAEGKECLTVLDFVGQAHKNYNFEEKFRALIGKTKHSVPHYIDHGFFNLPKGSFIQLEKQAKEYILRSIKSSSHTRGNLVSKMKYFTEDTGLELTLTNFLKHHHLSLYDFYGKNRNRSFTRMLVEAGLKDEFNWEHEDFVTSRLQNLFFLNSSSQLQFLIRFLEDGTVQNEEERIMLNMFYYSFYKAYPEKEGLKSIEHGIDLILSNDDFKKEILAILLYQYHSLETLEIKNDFQFPCPLRVHCHYSTAQVMAALGYYDEEKTPAFREGVKYFQDKDLDIFFITLNKSEKDFSPSTLYEDYAINERLFHWQTQSKVSENSPTAQRYIHHKKRGHQIALFVREYKQENGHTAPFVFLGTADYVSHYGNKPMSFKWRLREEMPSFLLPRANKNIL; encoded by the coding sequence ATGCTAAAGCAAGGTATATACGAAGAAATTATTAACCAAAAGTTAAAAAGTGAACTAGCTAACCTGGACCTAAATCATTTTGAAGTAGGTAAGGAACAAATCGATACAGAAGAAGCGAGAAAGCTACTGTCCACATATATATCAGCAGTCACTAGACGAGCGTTAAAATTTGTAAGAGATAACGAGAGCAATGATCGTCAGGCACTACTTGATCAAATCCGTACATGCAATGACATCATCTCTGTCTTAAGTGAAAGGTTAGATGATGAAGATTACAGGTCATTAAAAATAGAGGAAGAAGGGGAAGTCCTTACCTCCATCTATTCAAAATTGAATTCAGTTCGAAGCATTCGTAAAGGTGAGGTAATCAGACCTGTTACTCCAATTTCACAAAGTTCATTGTTCACAGGCTCAAACTATGAACCTAATATGCTTGGTGAACTGAAAAAAGAAATTCTAACAGCTGATTCCATTGATATGCTTGTTTCTTTTATAAAATGGAGCGGGTTACGTTGCATAATTGAGGAATTAAAAACATTCACGGAACAGCCAACTAATCGACTCCGTGTAATTACAACTTCCTATATGGAAGCAACAGATTATAAGGCAATTGAAGAGTTAAGTAAGTTACCAAATACAGAGATCAAGATATCTTATGATGTTGAACGAACAAGACTTCATGCAAAAGCGTATATGTTTAAAAGGGAAACTGGGTTCAGTACGGCTTACATTGGCTCATCAAACCTATCAAACCCTGCTCTTACGTCAGGTCTGGAATGGAACATTAAGGTTACCGAGAAGGACTCATTTGATATTGTGAAAAAGTTTGAAGCTACGTTTGAAAGCTATTGGAATGATCATGAATTTGCTTCATTTCATTCAAATAACGAAGAAGATCAAAAACGTTTAAAGCTTGCTTTAACAAAAAGCAAAACCCAACATCAAAGTGATCTTCCGTTCTTATTTGATATCCAACCTTATCTTTATCAAAAGGAAATTCTTGAAAAGCTTCAGGTGGAAAGAGAAGTTTTCGGGCGGATGAAAAACTTGCTTGTAGCTGCAACTGGTGTAGGAAAGACAGTCATCTCAGCATTTGATTATAAGCGCTTCAAAAAAAGCAACCAACATTCAGCGAAGCTATTGTTTGTTGCTCATCGAGAAGAAATCCTAAAGCAAAGTTTGGATACGTTCCGAGTCATCTTAAGAGACCAAAACTTTGGTGACCTCCTAGTTGGTGCGAATCAGCCTGATTCAATAGACCACTTGTTTGTCAGCATTCAAAGTTTTAACAGTAGAGAGCTATATAACCATACTTCAGCTGATTTTTACGATTTTATCATCGTTGATGAATTTCACCATGCCGCAGCTGAATCCTATCAACGGCTACTGAGTCATTATCAGCCAAAAATACTATTAGGACTAACAGCGACTCCAGAGCGTATGGATGGAAAAGACATACTCTCTCACTTTGAAGACACGATCTCAGCAGAAATGAGATTAACAGAAGCGATTAACCGTAAACTGTTAAGTCCATTTCAGTATTTCTGTGTTAGTGATGTTGTAGACCTATCAAAGCTGAAATGGGGAAGAAAAGGGTATGAGGTAAAAGAGCTAGAGAACGTTTATACCTCAAATACCATTCGTAGCAACCAAATTGTAAAAAGCCTATATAAATATGTAACCGATGTTGATGATGTGAAAGGCTTGGGCTTCTGTGTATCAATCGAGCATGCAAAATATATGGCAGAGTTTTTTAATCATGTAGGCATACCATCAGTTGCTTTATATGGGAACGTAAATCCTACAATTAGAAGAGAAGCCCAGGAACAGTTAGTAAAAGGGGAAATAAAATTTATCTTTGTTGTAGATTTATATAATGAAGGAATTGATATCCCTGAGGTAAATACAATCCTATTTTTAAGACCAACTGAAAGTTTAACTGTCTTCCTACAGCAACTAGGCCGTGGATTGCGACTTGCTGAAGGGAAAGAATGTTTAACCGTTCTAGATTTTGTTGGACAGGCTCATAAGAACTACAACTTTGAAGAAAAGTTCCGTGCACTTATAGGTAAAACCAAGCACTCAGTGCCTCACTATATCGATCATGGCTTCTTTAACTTACCAAAAGGTAGCTTTATACAACTTGAAAAACAGGCAAAGGAATACATTTTACGAAGCATCAAATCAAGTAGTCATACCCGCGGGAACCTTGTTTCAAAAATGAAGTACTTCACGGAAGATACGGGATTGGAGCTGACCTTAACTAACTTTTTAAAGCACCATCATTTATCGCTTTATGATTTCTATGGGAAAAATCGAAACCGCAGCTTTACGAGAATGTTGGTAGAAGCGGGATTAAAAGACGAATTCAACTGGGAACATGAGGACTTTGTAACAAGCAGGCTGCAAAATTTATTCTTCCTAAATTCAAGTTCACAGTTACAATTCCTCATTCGTTTTCTTGAAGATGGGACCGTCCAGAATGAAGAAGAAAGAATTATGCTAAACATGTTCTACTATTCTTTTTACAAAGCTTATCCTGAAAAAGAAGGTCTGAAATCAATTGAACATGGAATTGATCTGATTCTTTCAAATGATGATTTTAAAAAGGAAATACTAGCAATTCTTTTATATCAATACCACTCACTTGAAACACTAGAGATAAAGAATGACTTTCAATTCCCATGTCCATTACGCGTTCATTGTCATTATTCAACAGCTCAGGTAATGGCTGCACTAGGATATTATGATGAAGAAAAGACACCTGCCTTCAGAGAAGGGGTAAAGTACTTCCAAGATAAGGACCTAGATATTTTCTTCATCACCTTAAACAAATCCGAAAAGGACTTCTCACCATCAACACTTTACGAGGACTATGCCATTAACGAAAGACTGTTCCATTGGCAAACCCAAAGCAAGGTCTCAGAAAACAGCCCAACAGCACAGAGATACATACATCATAAAAAGCGTGGTCACCAAATCGCACTCTTTGTCCGTGAATACAAACAGGAAAATGGGCATACTGCACCATTTGTCTTTCTAGGTACAGCTGATTATGTAAGTCATTATGGGAATAAACCAATGAGTTTTAAATGGAGATTAAGAGAAGAAATGCCTTCGTTTTTGTTGCCTAGGGCGAATAAGAATATATTGTAG